Sequence from the Sphingobium indicum B90A genome:
TGGGTTGCGCGAACTTCACTCCGCCGCCTCCATGACGGGGGCGCTACCCTTATTCTCATTGATCCGCCGCTCGATCTCAGGCCGGAAGTGCCGGATCAGCCCCTGGATCGGCCAGGCCGCCGCGTCGCCCAGCGCGCAGATGGTGTGGCCTTCGACCTGCTTCGTCACCTGGAACAGCATGTCGATCTCGCCCTGGTCGGCGTCGCCCGACCGCAGCCGCTCCATCACGCGCCACATCCAGCCGGTGCCTTCGCGGCAAGGCGTGCACTGGCCGCAGCTTTCATGCTTGTAGAAATAGCTGAGCCTCGAAATGGCGCGAACGATGTCCGTCGACTTGTCCATGACGATGACGGCAGCGGTGCCGAGGCCGGAACCCAGCGCCTTCAACCCATCGAAGTCCATGGGCGCGTCCATGATCTGCGCCGCTGGAACCAGCGGCACCGACGACCCGCCGGGGATCACCGCCAGCAGATTGTCCCAGCCGCCGCGAATGCCGCCGCAATGCCGGTCGATCAGTTCCTTGAAGCTGATGCCCATCGACTCTTCGACGACGCAGGGCTTGTTCACATGGCCGCTGATCTGGAACAGCTTGGTGCCCTTGTTGTTCTCCCGCCCGAAGCTGGAGAACCACGCCGATCCACGGCGCAGGATCGTCGGCGCGACCGCGATCGATTCGACGTTGTTCACCGTGGTCGGGCAGCCATAAAGGCCCGCCCCCGCCGGGAAAGGCGGTTTCAGGCGCGGCTGGCCCTTCTTGCCTTCCAGGCTTTCGATCTGCGCGGTTTCCTCGCCGCAGATATAGGCGCCCGCGCCGCGATGGACGAAGACGTCGAAATCATAACCGGAACCGCAGGCGTTCTTGCCCAGGAAGCCCTTTTCATAGGCCTGCTCGACGGCAGCGAAGAGGACTTTCGCCTCATAGATGAACTCGCCGCGAATATAGATATAGGCGGCCCGCGCCCGCATCGCGAAACCGGCGACCAGCGCGCCCTCGATCAGCTTGTGCGGATCGTGGCGGATGATCTCGCGGTCCTTGCACGAACCCGGCTCGGATTCGTCGGCGTTGATCACCAGGAAGCTCGGACGGCCGTCCTTGCTTTCCTTGGGCATGAAGCTCCACTTCATGCCGGTCGGGAAGCCCGCGCCGCCGCGACCGCGCAGGCCGGACGCCTTGATGCGCTCGATGATCTCGTCCTGGCCGATTTCCAGCAGCTTTTTGGTATTGTCCCAGTCGCCGCGCTTCATCGCCGCGTCGATGGCCCAGTCCTGGAAACCGTAGACGTTGGTGAAGATGCGATCCTTGTCGGCAAGGGGTGCGATGACGTCGCTCATGCGGCCACTCCCAACTCAAACCCGTTCGCCCTGAGTAGGGGCTGAGCGAAGTCGAAGACCCGTATCGAAGGGTCACGCGAAACATCTGTCCTTCGATACGCCACTTCGACAAGCTCAGCGGCTACTCTGGACGAACGGAGAATGTCGGCGGCCATCACGCCCACTCCCCCCGATAATCATGATTCTCACCGACCATCTCCTTGAGCGTGGTCGGTCCGCCCTCCGGGCAACTCGTCTGCCGATCGATCTGCGGCCCGATCCTGGGCTGCTTGCCCACGGCCAGATCGTCCAGGATCGCGCTCATGCTGTCATAGGTCAGGTCTTCGAAATTATCGTCGTTGATCTGCACCATCGGCGCATTGGCGCAGGCGCCCAGGCACTCGACCTCGGTCAGCGTGAACAGGCCGTCGGGCGTCGTCCCGCCCTTCACCAGGCCCTTGTTCTTGCAGGCCGAGAAGACATCGTCCGATCCGCGCAGCATGCAGGGCGTCGTGCCGCAGACCTGCACATGATAGCGGCCCACGGGCGCGAGGTTGTACATGGTGTAGAAGGTCGCGACCTCGTAAACGCGCATGTACGGCATTTCGAGCTGGTCGGCGATATATTCCATCACCGGCACCGGCAGCCAGCCCTGGGTCTGCGTCTCCGCCCCCACCTGCCGCTGGGCGAGGTCCAGCAACGGCATCACCGCCGACTGCTGCCGCCCGGCGGGATAGCGGGCAATGACCTTCTTCGCCTGCTCGGCATTTTCGGCCGTCCAGGCGAACGCGCCCCAGCGCGCGCGCGTTTCGGCCTCGTCCGGGATATGAACTGCGTCAGCCATTAGCGGTCACATTCTCCAAACACGATGTCCATGGCGCCCAGGACAGCGGTTGTGTCGGCCAGCATGTGGCCCTTCATCATGAAATCCATCGCCTGAAGGTGGCTGAAGGCGGTCGGCCGGATCTTGCAGCGATAGGGCTTGTTGGAGCCGTCCGCGACCAGATAGACGCCGAACTCCCCCTTGGGGCTTTCGGTGGCCACATAGACTTCGCCCGCCGGAACGTGGAAGCCCTCGGTATAGAGCTTGAAGTGGTGGATCAGCGCTTCCATCGAGCGCTTCATTTCGCCGCGCTTGGGCGGCGCGACCTTGGTGTCGAGCGAGAGCACCGGACCTTCCGGCATCTGCGCCAGGCACTGCTTCATGATGCGGGCGGACTGGCGTACTTCCTCGACGCGGACCATGAAGCGGTCGTAGCAGTCGAAATTGGTGCCGACCGGAATGTCGAATTCCATCCGATCGTAGACGTCATAGGGCTGCGCCTTGCGAAGATCCCAGGCGATGCCCGAACCGCGCAGCATCGGTCCGGAAAAGCCCCATTTCAGCGCGTCTTCCTTGCTGACCACGGCTATGTCGACATTGCGTTGCTTGAAGATGCGATTGTCGGCCACCAGGCTGATCGCGTCCTCGAACAGGCGCGGCAGGCGGGTGTCGAGCCAGTCGGCAATGTCGGTGAGCAGCTTCAGCGGCACGTCCTGATGAACGCCGCCGGGCCGGAAATAGGCCGCATGCATGCGCGCGCCGGACGCCCGCTCATAGAAGTTCATGCAGTCTTCGCGCAACTCGAACAGCCACAGGTTCGGCGTCATCGCGCCGACGTCCATGACATGCGAACCCAGGTTCAGCATGTGGTTCTTGATGCGGGTCAGTTCCGCGAAGAACACGCGCAGATATTGGGCGCGGATCGGCACTTCCAGATTGAGCAGCTTTTCGACCGCCAGCACATAGCTGTGCTCCATGCCCATGGGCGAGCAATAATCGAGCCGGTCGAAATAGGGCAGCGCCTGCAAATAGGTCTTGTGCTCGATCAGCTTTTCCGTGCCGCGATGCAGCAGGCCGACATGCGGGTCGCAGCGCTCGACGATCTCGCCGTCCAGCTCCATGACCAGGCGCAGAACGCCGTGCGCGGCAGGATGCTGCGGGCCGAAGTTGATCGTGTAGTTCTGGATTTCCGTATCGCCCAGCGACGGGTCCGCCGCGTCGGTCACATGGTCCAGCTTTTCCAGATAGTCGGACATCAGGCCTTATCCTCGGGCTTGGCGGCACCCTGGCCCTGGTCGGCCTTTACCGAACCGGGGTTGTGCGCGGGCTCGACCACAGCCTCGCCTTCGCTTGTCCTGGCGCCTTCAGGAACCGGCTTCGCCTCGGTCGGCTTGGCGGCTTCCTTGTTGGCCGGTTCGCCGGCGCCCGTTTCGGCCGTCTTTTCCGTCACCTTGGGCGTATCGCCCTTGGGCTCTCCCTTGGGCGCGGCGCCGGCGGCGGGCAGCGGAGCCGCGACAGGCGTCGGCGCGCCGGGCGCCTGCGGGGCCTTCTCGTCGCCCGGCAGCGCATATTGCGCGCCTTCCCAGGGCGACATGAAGTCGAAATTGCGGAAATCCTGCGCCAGCTTCACCGGCTTGTAGACGACGCGCTTGTCCTCTTCGGAATACCACATCTCGACATAGCCGGTCAGCGGGAAGTCCTTGCGCTGCGGATGGCCCTTGAAGCCATAGTCCGTCAGGATGCGGCGCAGGTCGGCATTGCCCTCGAAGATGACGCCGTACATGTCGAACACCTCGCGCTCCAGCCAGCCGGCGACCGGCCAGATGTGCGTGACGGTGGGAACGGGCCTGTCCTCGTCGGTCGACACCTTCACGCGGACGCGGTGGTTCCGCGTGACGCTCAGCAGGTGGTAGCAGACCTCGAACCGCTCCGGGCGTTCCGGATAATCGACGCCGGCGATCTCCATAAGCTGCTGATATTGCGCCTTGTCGCGCAGCAGGACCATCGCGTCGGCCAGCTTTTCGCGAACCACGGTGAAGCTCAGTTCATCGGCATGGTCGACGGTGTCGACCAGCATCGATCCCAGCAGCCCGGCGATTTCCTGCGCGATCCCGTCGATGGTCGCGATCCTAGGAGCAGAATGACCCATATTAACGCTCAACCGTCCCGATCCGGCGGATCTTCCGCTGCAACTGCATCACGCCGTAAAGCAGGGCTTCGGCGGTCGGCGGGCAACCCGGCACATAGATGTCGACCGGCACGATCCGGTCGCAGCCGCGCACTACCGAATAGCTGTAGTGATAATAGCCCCCGCCGTTCGCGCAGCTTCCCATCGAAATCACATATTTCGGATTGGACATCTGGTCGTAAACCTTGCGCAACGCGGGAGCCATCTTGTTGCACAGCGTTCCCGCGACGATCATCACGTCCGACTGGCGCGGGGACGCGCGCGGCGCGGCGCCGAAACGCTCCATGTCGTATCGGGGCATGTTGACGTGGATCATCTCCACCGCGCAGCAGGCGAGGCCGAAGGTCATCCACCACAGCGATCCGGTGCGCGCCCACTGGAACAGTTCCTCGGTCGACGTGACCAGGAAGCCCTTGTCGCTTACCTCGCTGTTCAGCGCGTCGAAGAAATGCTGGTCGGGCTGCGTCCCCGCGGGCAGCAAGGTGCCGGGCGCGGGCCGCTCAAGTTCTACTCCCAATCGAGTGCTCCCTTCTTCCACGCATAGACGAGGCCGAGCACCAGCTCCGCTATGAAGATCATCATCGTCGCCCAGCCCGCCCAGCCGATCTGGTCGAGGCTGACCGCCCAGGGATAGAGGAACGCCGCTTCCAGGTCGAAGATGATGAAGAGGATCGCGACGAGGTAGAATCGCACGTCGAACTGGCTGCGCGGTTCCTCGAACGCGGGAAAGCCGCATTCATATTCGCTGAGCTTGGCTGGGTCGGGCTGATGAGCCCCGGTCAGGCGGCCTACCAGCATCGGCAGGAACACGAATGCGCTGGAAAGCAGCAGGGCGATCCCGAGAAATATCAGGATCGGCAGATATTCAGCTAGATCGACCAACGGTATCCCCTGGGTCAATGAATAATGAGGCGCGCTTTAAGCCCGCTGCATATGCGAAGCAAGGCCCGGCGGCATGAGAATGATTCGCAACAATTGCGGCAACCTGATCACGCTACCAAAAGCAGGCCGTCAGCGCAGCGCTCCAGCCACCAACTTATGTAATTTGCTGTGGATGGCGTCGTTGCCCGCGATGACTTCCCTGCGCTCGATCGCCTGGTCGCCGCCGCGGAAATCGGACACGAAGCCGCCCGCCTCCCGCACCATCAGCAGGCCCGCCGCCACGTCCCAGGGCTGCAAGCCGCTTTCCCAGAATCCGTCATAACGGCCGGAGGCGACATGGGCGAGGTCCAGCGAGGCCGCGCCGAACCGGCGGATGCCCGCCACCGAAGGACCGACCGCGCCGAAGATGCGCGTCCACTGCGCGAAATCGCCATGGCCCAGGAAGGGGACGCCGGTGGCGATCACGCAATCGCCCAGGTCGCGCCGCGCCGACACGCGCAGCCTCTGGTCGTGCCGCCAGGCCCCCCGGCTCTTTTCCGCCCAATAGCTTTCGTCGGTGACGGGCTGGTAGATGAGGCCGGTCGTCACTTCCCGCCTGCCGCCGTAGAGCGGCTCCTCCACCGCGATGGAGATCGCGAAATGCGGGATGCCGTGGAGGAAATTGGTGGTGCCGTCCAGCGGATCGATGATCCAGCGCGGCTTGCTCGGATCGCCCGCGATCTCGCCGCCTTCCTCCAGCAGGAAACCCCAGTCGGGCCGCGCCTTCTGCAATTCCTCCACCAGGGTCTTTTCCGCCTGCTGGTCGGCCTTGGACACGAAGTCCGCCGGCCCCTTGCGCGACACCTGGAGATGCTCGACCTCGCCGAAGTCGCGGCGCAGCTTGGAGCCGGCCTTGCGCGCGGCGCGTTCCATCACGGTCAGAAGGCCAGAGTGCGATACCATTTTCTTGTCTCCCCCCTCCCGCAAGCGGAAGGGGCCGGGGGTGGGCGGCCGCACCAGCGGCCTTTTTAAAAAAGGAAGGGGCGGAAAGGCTCGCTCACGCTCGCCGCCCACCCCCAACCCCTCCCGCCTGCGGGAGGGGGAATCGATATCAGTCGGCGCGCTTCACATATTCGCGCTCATAGACGTCGACGACGATGCGCGTGCCGGTGACGATGTGCGGCGGCACCATGACGCGCACGCCATTGTCGAGGATGGCGGGCTTGTAGCTGGCCGAAGCGGTCTGGCCCTTCACCACGGCGTCGGCCTCGACCACGGTCGCCTCGACCGTTTCGGGAAGCTGGACGCTGATCGGGCGTTCCTCATACATTTCCAGCATGACCATCATGCCGTCCTGCAGGAAGGCGGCGGCATCGCCGACCAGATCGGCGGCCAGATTGATCTGCTCATAGGTTTCCGTGTCCATGAAGACGAGCATGTCGCCCTCCGCATAGAGATATTGGAAATCCTTGGTGTCGAGCCGGATGCGCTCTACCGTCTCGGCGGACCGGAAACGGACGTTGTTCTTGCGCCCGTCGATCAGGTTCTTGAGTTCCACCTGCATATAGGCGCCGCCCTTGCCGGGCTGGGTATGCTGGATCTTCACGGCGCGCCACAGGCTGCCGTCATATTCGATGTTGTTGCCGGGACGAATCTCGACGCCGCTGATCTTCATGGGAAGAGCCTGCCTATATGTCTGAAGGTGAAAAGAGCCGGCCTCTGGAGGCTGGCCGCGCCCTTACATGGCCGAAGGCGAAAGGGCAAGGGGGCAGCCGCCTATCGCCGCCTGGCCAGCAGGGGATAGGGATTGACCGGCCGCCCCCCATGCCATGCTTCGCCCGGCGCCATCTCATGCACCGCGAAGTGCAGATGCGGCGCCGCCGGATCGGCATTGCCGCTGCTGCCGACGCTGGCGATCCGCTGTCCGCGCCGCACCGCCTGCCCTTCCGCAAGACCCGGCGCATAGCCGTCCAGATGCGCATAATAATAGATGCGCCGCCCGTCGGAGGAGCGCTGATAGACGGTCCGCCCGCCCTCCTCGCTCCAGAACAGCTTTTCGATCCGCCCGTCCGCCGCCGCCAGCACCGCCCTGCCCCGCGCCGCCATGATGTCGATGGCGTCGTGCGGCCTCGCCCCGCTCGCCCGCGCCTGGGCGAAAGTGTCGCTGAGCGCGGTGGGCGGCACCCCCTCCACCGGGATCAGCAAAGGCCCCGCATCCGCAGCGGCGGGCCGCGAGGGAAGCATCGGAACCGGCGCGTCGGCGGGGACGATCCGCACGCAGAATTTCAGAAAGCCGGCGCAGAACAGGACGGCCAGACCGATTCCGGCCCAACCGCGCGCCCTCATGGCTGGAACACGGCCTTCACGCCGGACTGCACCATCTGCGCCAGCCGCGCCGCGTCCCAGTTGGTCAGGCGGATGCAGCCATGGCTTTCCGTCCGCCCGATGGTCTGCGGCTCCGGCGTGCCGTGAATGCCGTAATGCGGCTTGGACAGGTCGATCCACACCACGCCGACAGGGCCGTTCGGGCCGGGCTTCAACACCGCCTTCTCGTCCGTGGAGGAGGCATCCCAGAACAGGTCGGGATTATAATGAAAGTCAGGATTGCGGCTCAACCCCTTGATTTCCCAGGTTCCAATCGGCAACGGATCATGCTGTGACCCCATGGTGGCGGGAAATTGCGCGATCAGCCCGTTCTGCGCATCATAGGCCCTCAGCACCCCGTCCGACTTGTCGACGACGATATGGTCGGCCTGTGG
This genomic interval carries:
- the nuoF gene encoding NADH-quinone oxidoreductase subunit NuoF, with protein sequence MSDVIAPLADKDRIFTNVYGFQDWAIDAAMKRGDWDNTKKLLEIGQDEIIERIKASGLRGRGGAGFPTGMKWSFMPKESKDGRPSFLVINADESEPGSCKDREIIRHDPHKLIEGALVAGFAMRARAAYIYIRGEFIYEAKVLFAAVEQAYEKGFLGKNACGSGYDFDVFVHRGAGAYICGEETAQIESLEGKKGQPRLKPPFPAGAGLYGCPTTVNNVESIAVAPTILRRGSAWFSSFGRENNKGTKLFQISGHVNKPCVVEESMGISFKELIDRHCGGIRGGWDNLLAVIPGGSSVPLVPAAQIMDAPMDFDGLKALGSGLGTAAVIVMDKSTDIVRAISRLSYFYKHESCGQCTPCREGTGWMWRVMERLRSGDADQGEIDMLFQVTKQVEGHTICALGDAAAWPIQGLIRHFRPEIERRINENKGSAPVMEAAE
- the nuoE gene encoding NADH-quinone oxidoreductase subunit NuoE encodes the protein MADAVHIPDEAETRARWGAFAWTAENAEQAKKVIARYPAGRQQSAVMPLLDLAQRQVGAETQTQGWLPVPVMEYIADQLEMPYMRVYEVATFYTMYNLAPVGRYHVQVCGTTPCMLRGSDDVFSACKNKGLVKGGTTPDGLFTLTEVECLGACANAPMVQINDDNFEDLTYDSMSAILDDLAVGKQPRIGPQIDRQTSCPEGGPTTLKEMVGENHDYRGEWA
- a CDS encoding NADH-quinone oxidoreductase subunit D; this translates as MSDYLEKLDHVTDAADPSLGDTEIQNYTINFGPQHPAAHGVLRLVMELDGEIVERCDPHVGLLHRGTEKLIEHKTYLQALPYFDRLDYCSPMGMEHSYVLAVEKLLNLEVPIRAQYLRVFFAELTRIKNHMLNLGSHVMDVGAMTPNLWLFELREDCMNFYERASGARMHAAYFRPGGVHQDVPLKLLTDIADWLDTRLPRLFEDAISLVADNRIFKQRNVDIAVVSKEDALKWGFSGPMLRGSGIAWDLRKAQPYDVYDRMEFDIPVGTNFDCYDRFMVRVEEVRQSARIMKQCLAQMPEGPVLSLDTKVAPPKRGEMKRSMEALIHHFKLYTEGFHVPAGEVYVATESPKGEFGVYLVADGSNKPYRCKIRPTAFSHLQAMDFMMKGHMLADTTAVLGAMDIVFGECDR
- a CDS encoding NADH-quinone oxidoreductase subunit C, with product MGHSAPRIATIDGIAQEIAGLLGSMLVDTVDHADELSFTVVREKLADAMVLLRDKAQYQQLMEIAGVDYPERPERFEVCYHLLSVTRNHRVRVKVSTDEDRPVPTVTHIWPVAGWLEREVFDMYGVIFEGNADLRRILTDYGFKGHPQRKDFPLTGYVEMWYSEEDKRVVYKPVKLAQDFRNFDFMSPWEGAQYALPGDEKAPQAPGAPTPVAAPLPAAGAAPKGEPKGDTPKVTEKTAETGAGEPANKEAAKPTEAKPVPEGARTSEGEAVVEPAHNPGSVKADQGQGAAKPEDKA
- a CDS encoding NuoB/complex I 20 kDa subunit family protein, which translates into the protein MGVELERPAPGTLLPAGTQPDQHFFDALNSEVSDKGFLVTSTEELFQWARTGSLWWMTFGLACCAVEMIHVNMPRYDMERFGAAPRASPRQSDVMIVAGTLCNKMAPALRKVYDQMSNPKYVISMGSCANGGGYYHYSYSVVRGCDRIVPVDIYVPGCPPTAEALLYGVMQLQRKIRRIGTVER
- a CDS encoding NADH-quinone oxidoreductase subunit A; the encoded protein is MVDLAEYLPILIFLGIALLLSSAFVFLPMLVGRLTGAHQPDPAKLSEYECGFPAFEEPRSQFDVRFYLVAILFIIFDLEAAFLYPWAVSLDQIGWAGWATMMIFIAELVLGLVYAWKKGALDWE
- a CDS encoding inositol monophosphatase family protein translates to MVSHSGLLTVMERAARKAGSKLRRDFGEVEHLQVSRKGPADFVSKADQQAEKTLVEELQKARPDWGFLLEEGGEIAGDPSKPRWIIDPLDGTTNFLHGIPHFAISIAVEEPLYGGRREVTTGLIYQPVTDESYWAEKSRGAWRHDQRLRVSARRDLGDCVIATGVPFLGHGDFAQWTRIFGAVGPSVAGIRRFGAASLDLAHVASGRYDGFWESGLQPWDVAAGLLMVREAGGFVSDFRGGDQAIERREVIAGNDAIHSKLHKLVAGALR
- the efp gene encoding elongation factor P — encoded protein: MKISGVEIRPGNNIEYDGSLWRAVKIQHTQPGKGGAYMQVELKNLIDGRKNNVRFRSAETVERIRLDTKDFQYLYAEGDMLVFMDTETYEQINLAADLVGDAAAFLQDGMMVMLEMYEERPISVQLPETVEATVVEADAVVKGQTASASYKPAILDNGVRVMVPPHIVTGTRIVVDVYEREYVKRAD
- a CDS encoding M23 family metallopeptidase, which translates into the protein MRARGWAGIGLAVLFCAGFLKFCVRIVPADAPVPMLPSRPAAADAGPLLIPVEGVPPTALSDTFAQARASGARPHDAIDIMAARGRAVLAAADGRIEKLFWSEEGGRTVYQRSSDGRRIYYYAHLDGYAPGLAEGQAVRRGQRIASVGSSGNADPAAPHLHFAVHEMAPGEAWHGGRPVNPYPLLARRR